The following coding sequences are from one Desulfosporosinus orientis DSM 765 window:
- a CDS encoding 3-hydroxyacyl-CoA dehydrogenase, protein MDMKQVVALVTGGASGLGEATIRRIINDGGKAMILDLAVERGEKLAAELGGRALFHKTDVCSTESVQEALEHAVKEFGFVNLVVNCAGIGVAEKVIGKKGPHSLDSFSKTIQINLIGSFNIIRLTAEYLVKNEPNAGSERGVIISTASVAAYEGQIGQAAYSASKGGIVGMTLPIAREMATHGIRVMTIAPGLFETPMFDSLPEEARKSLGAMTPFPSRLGYPEEFALLVKSIVENPMLNGTTIRLDGAIRMQPR, encoded by the coding sequence ATGGATATGAAACAAGTAGTTGCGCTCGTCACGGGAGGGGCTTCTGGCTTAGGTGAAGCGACGATACGGAGGATCATTAACGATGGAGGTAAAGCCATGATTCTCGATCTAGCTGTAGAACGAGGAGAGAAGTTGGCTGCTGAATTGGGTGGCAGAGCTTTATTTCACAAGACGGATGTTTGTAGTACAGAGAGCGTACAAGAAGCTTTAGAACATGCTGTTAAAGAGTTTGGATTTGTAAATTTAGTTGTCAATTGTGCCGGGATTGGAGTAGCGGAAAAAGTAATAGGCAAGAAAGGCCCTCATTCTCTTGATAGTTTTTCAAAAACGATTCAGATAAATCTTATCGGTAGTTTTAACATTATACGCCTTACTGCTGAATACTTGGTAAAAAATGAACCTAATGCGGGGTCTGAACGGGGTGTAATCATCAGTACTGCTTCAGTAGCAGCCTATGAAGGACAAATTGGGCAGGCGGCTTACAGCGCATCTAAAGGGGGAATTGTAGGAATGACACTTCCGATTGCCCGAGAGATGGCAACCCATGGTATTCGGGTCATGACGATTGCCCCTGGTCTCTTTGAAACTCCAATGTTTGATTCTTTGCCAGAGGAGGCTCGAAAGTCATTAGGCGCCATGACTCCGTTTCCCTCACGGTTGGGTTATCCAGAGGAATTTGCCCTTCTAGTAAAGAGTATCGTTGAAAATCCAATGCTTAATGGTACGACGATTCGCCTGGATGGAGCAATTCGTATGCAACCTAGATAA
- a CDS encoding thiolase family protein translates to MREAVIVEAVRTPVGRRNGALSGVRPEDLAGLVLREVVKRAGIDPAIVEDVLMGCVSQVGEQGFCIGRQSALIADYPPHVPGLTIDRQCGSSQQAIHFAAQAILAGDMDVVVAAGIENMSRVPMGSNFKGTEFSKELTSRYEIINQGLSAGRIAEKWGISRQEMDEFSLKSHEKALNAQAEQRFEREIMPVSVVLSDGSQAMMKMDEGPRRDTSLEKLSCLKSPFIENGPITAGNSSQISDGAAAVLVMSREKAEELGLKSRFRILARSVIGSDPTLMLTGPIPATAMVLAKAGLSLADIDIFEVNEAFAAVPLAWLMDTGADPKKLNPNGGAIALGHPLGASGARLMTTLIHELERTGLRYGLQTMCEGHGMANATIIERLD, encoded by the coding sequence ATGAGAGAAGCTGTAATAGTAGAAGCTGTAAGAACCCCAGTAGGACGGAGAAATGGAGCATTGAGTGGCGTTCGCCCCGAAGATTTGGCGGGACTAGTATTGAGGGAAGTGGTTAAGCGTGCAGGTATAGACCCCGCTATTGTTGAGGATGTATTAATGGGCTGTGTTTCTCAAGTTGGGGAGCAGGGGTTCTGCATTGGACGGCAGTCAGCTCTGATTGCGGATTATCCGCCACACGTTCCTGGTTTGACGATAGATCGTCAGTGTGGCTCTAGCCAGCAAGCTATACATTTCGCTGCCCAAGCAATTTTGGCCGGGGATATGGATGTCGTTGTGGCCGCGGGTATTGAAAACATGTCTCGAGTACCAATGGGTTCGAATTTTAAGGGGACAGAGTTTTCAAAGGAGCTAACTTCTCGCTATGAAATAATTAATCAGGGACTTTCTGCGGGGCGAATCGCAGAAAAATGGGGTATTAGCCGACAAGAAATGGACGAATTTTCGCTTAAAAGTCATGAAAAGGCACTTAATGCTCAGGCGGAACAGCGTTTTGAACGGGAAATAATGCCTGTAAGCGTGGTCCTAAGCGATGGAAGCCAGGCTATGATGAAAATGGACGAGGGTCCAAGGCGCGACACAAGCTTAGAAAAACTTTCCTGCTTAAAATCTCCTTTTATTGAAAATGGACCAATCACCGCTGGGAATTCCAGCCAAATTTCGGATGGAGCTGCTGCAGTACTCGTTATGTCTCGGGAAAAGGCAGAAGAACTTGGGCTTAAGTCACGCTTTCGTATTTTGGCTAGAAGTGTTATTGGTTCAGATCCAACCCTAATGCTGACGGGTCCAATTCCAGCCACGGCTATGGTGTTAGCCAAAGCTGGACTTAGTCTTGCGGATATTGATATTTTTGAGGTTAATGAAGCATTTGCAGCAGTTCCGTTAGCATGGTTGATGGATACGGGTGCAGATCCCAAGAAACTTAATCCTAACGGCGGAGCTATTGCCCTTGGTCATCCTCTAGGCGCCAGCGGGGCTCGGTTAATGACCACGTTGATTCACGAATTGGAACGAACTGGCTTACGTTATGGACTGCAAACTATGTGCGAGGGACATGGCATGGCTAATGCGACTATTATTGAGCGTTTAGATTGA
- a CDS encoding class I adenylate-forming enzyme family protein, whose protein sequence is MILAHTKQIGEYERKGWWGTKTLLDYFHKHVMEMPEHTALVDPLNRDELTGITPERLSYHDLDDAVQKVAGAFIALGIQKDDILIVQLPNTWELAMLYLATAQVGAIISPIPMQWRLNELRYVARLTEAKAFITIKEFRDTNHEEMGQKLQQLLPGLKHCISLKTIRDWVKGNGNGVDDRVSEQLKPRANDIFTICWTSGTEADPKGCPMSHNNWIFQCQLSIRAADIRKGDVQFTAGPLINMASLGTTFIPWLMLGGTYVLHHPFDPQVFVKQMIQERVNYTLLVPAVANLLAKHPNVDQFDFSSVRSITLGSAPLSLFAMQEFKRRWNIDIGNIWGQNEGTGIVSGPKDVPNIEERVDHLPQFGKAGSTWIEGIESKIVDPTTGQELIDVGEIGELAYKGPNVFPGYYKRPDLTAKAFDKDGFFYTGDLFKIREKNCISFFDRKKDIIIRGGHNISAQEVENILISHPKIIDVAAVGMPDNILGERTCVFVVTQLGETLNLTEVKEFMHNQKVAKYKWPERVELIDAIPRNSTGKILKAPLRERLSVHD, encoded by the coding sequence ATGATTTTAGCGCATACCAAGCAGATTGGAGAATATGAGCGGAAAGGATGGTGGGGGACGAAGACGCTCCTCGATTATTTTCATAAGCATGTTATGGAAATGCCGGAACATACTGCCTTAGTGGATCCGCTTAATCGAGATGAGCTCACAGGTATCACTCCGGAACGATTAAGCTATCACGACCTTGATGATGCTGTCCAGAAGGTTGCTGGGGCTTTCATTGCTCTAGGCATCCAAAAAGATGATATTCTAATCGTTCAACTTCCTAATACTTGGGAATTAGCTATGCTTTATCTAGCCACAGCTCAAGTAGGCGCTATTATCTCCCCGATTCCCATGCAGTGGCGACTAAACGAGTTAAGGTATGTAGCCAGGCTTACAGAAGCAAAGGCTTTTATTACAATTAAGGAATTTAGGGATACCAATCATGAGGAAATGGGTCAGAAACTTCAACAATTGCTGCCTGGGCTAAAGCATTGTATCAGCTTAAAGACCATCAGAGACTGGGTGAAGGGGAACGGTAATGGAGTGGACGACCGAGTATCAGAGCAATTGAAGCCTCGGGCTAATGACATCTTTACCATTTGCTGGACTTCTGGAACTGAGGCTGATCCAAAGGGATGTCCGATGAGTCATAATAACTGGATTTTTCAGTGCCAATTGTCAATTCGGGCAGCTGATATTCGCAAAGGAGATGTGCAGTTTACTGCCGGACCGCTAATCAATATGGCATCTCTGGGAACTACCTTTATCCCATGGCTGATGCTTGGGGGGACTTACGTACTCCATCATCCTTTTGATCCTCAGGTTTTTGTTAAACAGATGATTCAGGAAAGAGTTAACTATACATTGCTCGTTCCGGCGGTGGCGAACCTACTTGCTAAGCATCCTAATGTTGATCAGTTTGATTTCAGTTCCGTTCGTTCTATTACTCTAGGTTCCGCACCCTTATCTTTGTTTGCCATGCAGGAGTTTAAACGAAGATGGAATATTGATATTGGGAATATATGGGGCCAAAATGAGGGTACGGGGATTGTTTCTGGTCCTAAAGATGTTCCGAATATCGAGGAAAGGGTGGATCACCTGCCACAGTTTGGCAAAGCCGGGTCAACGTGGATAGAAGGGATAGAAAGTAAGATCGTAGACCCGACAACTGGGCAGGAACTTATAGACGTAGGAGAGATTGGAGAACTAGCTTATAAAGGGCCCAATGTCTTTCCAGGGTACTATAAACGCCCAGATTTAACGGCAAAAGCCTTTGATAAAGATGGGTTTTTCTATACAGGAGATTTGTTTAAAATTCGCGAGAAGAATTGCATTAGTTTCTTTGACCGAAAAAAGGATATCATCATTCGTGGTGGCCATAACATTAGCGCTCAGGAAGTTGAGAATATCTTGATTAGTCACCCTAAAATAATAGACGTAGCTGCTGTAGGAATGCCTGACAATATTTTAGGGGAGCGTACGTGCGTTTTTGTGGTAACTCAGCTGGGAGAAACGCTGAACTTAACAGAAGTAAAAGAGTTTATGCACAATCAGAAAGTAGCTAAGTATAAGTGGCCAGAGCGGGTAGAACTAATAGACGCTATCCCTCGTAATTCAACAGGAAAGATCCTAAAGGCACCGCTGAGGGAACGTCTAAGTGTACACGATTAG
- a CDS encoding long-chain fatty acid--CoA ligase, which produces MMAYDLTLRAILQRSTKLFSKKEIITRDYSGTFRYTYSEFYKRAQRLANVLKNFSIAKGDRVATLAWNHHRHLELYFAVPVSGAVLHTLNLRLAPEQLVYIINHAEDKIIFVDKDLVPLLESIQDQLPTLEYIVVMSDTKEIPSNTLINPFSYETLLAEASENFEFPDLSEWDPAAMCYTTATTGKPKGVVYTHRALVLHSYAASLPDSLNLQESDRVMPFVPMFHANAWGLPFACTWLGSTQVFPGARPQAEDICQLIQDHKVTLAAGVPTIWMATYPLWESGKYDPSSLREIVNGGSAAPISMIKNYLEKLGVSILHAYGMTETTPVVLVSRLKSSLIDISTEEKLKLSAKQGLLVPGLEMRVIGEDGNEVPWNGQTMGELLVRGPWIAKEYYKDPIRTKEAFYQGWLRTGDIVTVDSEGYVSVADRSKDLIKSGGEWISSLDLENTIMGHPSVLEAAVIAIPHPKWVERPLACVVLKQDYVDKINEQDILDYLKGKAPKIWVPDRVEFIDAIPRTSVGKFFKAALRSRFAKATNTD; this is translated from the coding sequence ATGATGGCTTACGATCTTACCTTACGGGCTATCCTTCAAAGATCAACCAAGCTCTTTTCTAAGAAAGAAATTATCACTCGAGATTATTCAGGGACCTTTCGCTACACGTATAGTGAGTTCTATAAGAGAGCTCAACGTTTAGCAAATGTACTCAAGAATTTCAGTATTGCCAAGGGCGATCGTGTAGCCACACTCGCCTGGAACCACCACCGCCATCTCGAGCTATATTTTGCCGTGCCTGTAAGCGGTGCTGTGCTTCACACCTTAAACCTGCGCCTTGCACCAGAGCAACTTGTTTACATCATCAACCATGCTGAAGATAAAATCATTTTTGTTGATAAAGATTTAGTACCCTTGCTGGAAAGTATCCAAGATCAGCTCCCCACTTTGGAGTACATCGTGGTAATGTCCGATACTAAAGAGATTCCATCGAACACCCTAATAAACCCATTTTCCTATGAAACTCTTTTAGCTGAGGCTAGTGAAAACTTTGAGTTTCCAGACTTAAGCGAATGGGATCCAGCGGCTATGTGCTACACCACCGCTACTACAGGTAAACCAAAAGGCGTCGTATATACTCATCGAGCACTCGTTCTCCACAGCTATGCTGCTTCACTCCCAGATTCATTGAACCTCCAAGAATCTGATCGAGTAATGCCATTTGTACCGATGTTTCACGCAAATGCTTGGGGGCTGCCTTTTGCTTGTACTTGGTTGGGAAGTACTCAGGTCTTTCCAGGGGCGCGTCCCCAAGCAGAGGATATCTGTCAGCTTATCCAAGATCATAAAGTTACTTTGGCTGCCGGTGTGCCCACTATTTGGATGGCTACCTATCCACTTTGGGAGAGTGGGAAGTACGACCCTTCCAGCCTACGTGAAATTGTTAATGGTGGTTCAGCAGCACCCATATCTATGATCAAGAACTATCTTGAGAAACTGGGGGTCTCTATTCTCCATGCCTATGGAATGACGGAAACCACTCCGGTCGTCCTTGTATCACGACTAAAGAGTAGCTTAATAGACATCTCAACAGAAGAAAAGCTTAAATTATCTGCAAAACAAGGACTACTCGTCCCCGGGCTTGAAATGCGAGTTATTGGAGAAGATGGCAACGAGGTCCCTTGGAACGGTCAAACGATGGGGGAACTCTTAGTGCGCGGACCTTGGATTGCTAAAGAGTATTATAAAGACCCAATTCGGACGAAGGAAGCCTTTTACCAAGGGTGGTTGCGTACAGGGGATATCGTTACCGTTGATTCCGAAGGGTATGTGTCTGTTGCTGATCGTAGCAAAGACCTAATTAAGAGCGGGGGCGAATGGATTTCATCCCTAGATCTAGAGAATACCATCATGGGGCATCCCTCTGTATTAGAAGCAGCCGTAATTGCAATTCCTCACCCAAAATGGGTTGAGCGGCCTTTAGCCTGCGTCGTTCTTAAACAAGATTATGTAGATAAGATAAATGAGCAAGACATCCTTGATTATCTTAAAGGAAAAGCTCCAAAGATTTGGGTACCTGATCGAGTAGAGTTTATTGATGCAATACCTCGAACAAGCGTTGGAAAGTTCTTTAAGGCAGCCCTGAGATCGCGTTTTGCCAAAGCTACGAATACCGACTGA
- a CDS encoding acyl-CoA dehydrogenase family protein: protein MNFELSEEQKAFQSLAYKFAVKEFPAFAQECDREEKYPREIWQKACEAGLVGIAIPEEYGGPGGGWIETALITEQLSRIDLGLGLAAVAATFGAENIINYGSEEQKKTYLPLLPTGKAVFAGAYTEPNAGSDVAGTATRAVKEGSDYIINGSKTFITNGTICDYMVVLCVTNPDAAKRTQRHSLIIVDAKSPGITRMKIRGKMGIRASDTAEITFEDVRVPQSNLVGKEGNGFYQLMHFFDQTRIMVASQGLGLAQGALDLAIKYVQERKTFGVPLATNQAIQFQLAEMATRVELARNIIYKAAWKADNGQLDPALNAMAKFYAGETAVWVTDKALQMHGGYGYIDEYDIQRFYRDAKILEIYEGAKEIEKITIAKRLF, encoded by the coding sequence TTGAATTTTGAATTATCGGAAGAACAAAAAGCCTTTCAAAGCCTAGCCTACAAATTTGCTGTTAAAGAATTTCCGGCCTTTGCTCAAGAGTGTGACCGGGAAGAAAAGTATCCCCGGGAGATCTGGCAAAAAGCCTGCGAGGCAGGACTGGTTGGTATTGCTATACCTGAAGAGTATGGCGGACCGGGAGGCGGCTGGATTGAGACCGCACTCATTACCGAACAGCTTTCAAGAATTGATTTGGGCCTGGGCTTAGCTGCTGTTGCAGCAACCTTCGGGGCAGAAAACATTATTAACTATGGCAGCGAAGAGCAAAAGAAAACCTATTTGCCGTTGCTTCCCACAGGCAAAGCAGTGTTTGCCGGTGCCTACACCGAACCCAACGCCGGCAGCGATGTGGCCGGCACTGCAACTCGAGCGGTTAAAGAAGGATCAGACTACATTATTAACGGCAGCAAGACCTTTATTACCAACGGTACAATTTGTGACTATATGGTAGTATTATGCGTAACTAACCCTGACGCTGCTAAGCGAACCCAGCGTCATAGCTTAATTATTGTTGATGCCAAGAGCCCGGGAATAACGCGTATGAAAATCCGTGGCAAAATGGGCATTAGAGCCTCCGATACTGCTGAAATCACTTTTGAAGATGTGAGAGTGCCCCAAAGCAATCTCGTCGGAAAAGAAGGCAACGGCTTCTATCAATTGATGCACTTCTTTGATCAGACACGCATCATGGTTGCCTCTCAAGGACTCGGTTTAGCTCAAGGGGCTTTGGATCTGGCTATAAAATATGTCCAAGAACGCAAAACCTTTGGTGTCCCTCTCGCTACCAACCAAGCTATTCAATTCCAGTTAGCCGAGATGGCAACTCGGGTTGAATTAGCCCGCAATATCATCTATAAGGCTGCTTGGAAAGCTGACAACGGACAATTAGACCCAGCCCTTAACGCTATGGCTAAATTTTATGCCGGAGAAACTGCCGTATGGGTCACCGACAAAGCTTTGCAAATGCACGGTGGCTATGGTTACATTGATGAATATGACATCCAGCGCTTTTATCGGGACGCTAAGATTTTGGAAATCTATGAGGGCGCTAAAGAGATTGAGAAAATCACCATTGCCAAGAGGCTATTTTAA
- a CDS encoding HD-GYP domain-containing protein, translating into MITYLEPLSITFGVDELSSLDLFDKQGVLLLSKGKPITPFIHELLKRREVYTLKYQLEKSESPHPCKFPDIEYQDIVSYVREVFEDMCLFSTDHLQKTFSVVDKIIHELEGSNQLYLDLNKFRTFDNYTYVHSVNVAILATLIGLQLGFCGTSLRDLTLGAMLHDIGKRSIPSEILNKPTSLTPSEFEIIKQHPAFGEEMLNNTNLSGEVLSGEVLSIIRHHHERWNGKGYPDRIQHNAIALNAQIVAVADVFDALVSDRPYRKGLPPYYALELIIAGSGEDFNEEIVKSLLRCLVLYPEGSIVTLNTGEVGIVIGVQRNNPSRPILKVLFDKYGNYLYEDKICDLSKDLTKFVKTIDFRFVP; encoded by the coding sequence TTGATAACATATTTGGAACCTTTATCAATAACTTTTGGTGTTGACGAGCTTTCCTCACTGGATCTGTTCGATAAACAAGGAGTACTTTTGTTATCAAAAGGTAAGCCCATCACACCATTCATTCATGAGCTTCTGAAAAGGCGCGAAGTATATACTTTAAAATATCAGTTGGAGAAATCTGAATCCCCACATCCTTGTAAATTTCCGGATATAGAATATCAAGATATTGTAAGTTATGTTCGCGAAGTTTTTGAAGACATGTGTCTTTTTAGTACCGATCATTTGCAAAAGACGTTTTCTGTTGTTGATAAGATTATTCACGAGCTGGAAGGTTCTAACCAATTGTATCTGGATCTCAATAAATTCCGAACCTTTGACAATTATACTTATGTACATTCTGTCAATGTCGCCATCTTAGCGACCCTCATTGGCCTGCAATTGGGCTTTTGCGGGACGTCCTTAAGAGACTTAACCTTAGGAGCAATGCTTCATGATATCGGCAAACGTTCAATCCCCTCTGAAATCTTGAATAAGCCAACAAGTTTAACACCCAGTGAATTTGAGATCATCAAACAGCATCCAGCCTTTGGAGAGGAGATGCTTAATAATACGAATTTATCGGGTGAAGTACTTTCAGGTGAAGTACTTTCAATCATTCGCCATCATCACGAGCGCTGGAACGGAAAAGGTTACCCAGATAGAATACAGCATAATGCAATTGCCCTAAATGCTCAAATTGTTGCAGTGGCAGATGTTTTTGATGCTCTTGTCAGCGACCGACCTTATCGTAAAGGGCTGCCGCCATATTATGCTTTAGAATTAATCATCGCCGGCTCAGGTGAAGATTTCAACGAGGAAATTGTCAAAAGCTTGCTTCGATGTCTAGTACTATATCCAGAGGGTTCTATAGTTACCCTAAACACTGGGGAAGTGGGTATTGTGATTGGAGTTCAGAGAAACAACCCCAGCCGCCCCATTCTTAAAGTCTTATTTGATAAATATGGCAATTACTTATACGAAGATAAAATATGTGATTTATCAAAGGATTTAACCAAATTTGTAAAAACCATTGATTTTCGGTTTGTACCTTGA
- a CDS encoding ABC transporter permease, producing MLLRMMKNNLLFSIGVIVCTLWIAIAFVAPVIAPYNYLGQDLANRFQGPGALHWFGTDSIGRDVFSRVLVGSRISLVAGLVTIILASFIGMIYGGIAGYIGGLVDEIMMRLSEMVMAFPGIILAMTIAAALGPSLYNTLLAMVIIWWPNYARVMRSMVIANKENEYVEAARSLGASHFRIFFHEIMPNSIGPVLVLATLDFGNAILLFSGLSFLGLGSPPPAPEWGAMVADGVLNFNYWWIGTFPGLAILTMSVGANFIGDSLRDFLDPRLRKEI from the coding sequence ATGCTGCTGCGAATGATGAAAAATAATCTCTTATTTTCAATAGGAGTCATTGTCTGTACCCTCTGGATTGCTATAGCCTTTGTTGCGCCAGTGATTGCCCCCTATAATTATTTAGGGCAGGATTTAGCTAACCGCTTTCAAGGGCCCGGCGCTCTTCACTGGTTTGGTACGGATAGTATCGGGCGGGATGTTTTCAGCAGAGTGCTGGTAGGCAGCAGGATATCATTGGTCGCCGGTTTGGTTACGATTATCCTGGCATCTTTTATTGGTATGATTTATGGAGGGATCGCCGGTTATATCGGCGGACTGGTTGATGAAATCATGATGAGGCTGTCGGAAATGGTCATGGCCTTTCCGGGTATTATTTTAGCCATGACCATTGCGGCAGCTTTAGGGCCAAGTTTGTATAATACTCTCTTAGCCATGGTCATTATTTGGTGGCCCAATTATGCCCGGGTAATGCGCAGTATGGTCATTGCCAATAAGGAAAATGAATATGTTGAAGCGGCCAGGTCCCTGGGTGCCTCTCATTTTAGAATCTTCTTTCATGAAATCATGCCCAACAGTATTGGGCCGGTTCTGGTCCTGGCAACTTTGGATTTCGGCAATGCCATTCTTCTTTTCTCAGGCTTAAGTTTCCTAGGACTGGGATCTCCGCCTCCCGCTCCGGAATGGGGAGCAATGGTGGCAGATGGTGTTTTGAACTTCAACTACTGGTGGATTGGGACCTTTCCTGGCTTAGCTATTTTGACGATGTCAGTAGGCGCTAACTTTATCGGCGATAGCCTGAGGGATTTTCTTGATCCCAGGCTGAGAAAAGAGATATGA
- a CDS encoding ABC transporter permease, with protein sequence MGLIKYIVRRLLFLGFLILGVSLVVFIISHSVPSDPVLANLSQRNIDNQEMVETFKAKWGLDKPLYTQYFIYVGNLLKGEMGTSIRTQRPVLEDLKKYFPATIELAIFSMIIAIFFGMLFGIISAIKRNRGIDQVIRGISVLGVSVPSFWLGLMFLLIFYAKLGIAPGPGRLSPHLAPPAAVTNFYVIDALLEGDWELAWDALQHLFLPGLVLGSFTMGLITRTTRSSLLEVMSKDFIRTARAKGLTEKMIIMRHALGNALIPVITVIGIGFGNLLGGMVLVETIFAWPGIGQYAYKAAGNLDFPAIIGVSILISINYVVINLLVDLLYGILDPRVRYN encoded by the coding sequence ATGGGACTCATAAAATACATAGTCAGAAGGCTCCTTTTCTTGGGATTCCTGATCTTAGGAGTTTCTTTGGTTGTCTTTATCATTTCTCATTCAGTGCCCAGTGACCCGGTACTGGCAAATTTAAGTCAAAGAAATATTGACAACCAGGAAATGGTGGAAACCTTTAAAGCCAAGTGGGGTTTAGACAAGCCTTTATATACCCAATATTTTATTTATGTCGGTAATTTGCTAAAAGGAGAAATGGGAACCTCCATTCGAACTCAGCGGCCTGTGCTGGAAGATTTGAAAAAATATTTTCCAGCGACAATTGAATTAGCAATCTTCTCAATGATCATTGCCATTTTCTTTGGCATGCTGTTTGGGATAATTTCGGCCATCAAGCGCAATAGAGGCATTGATCAGGTGATTAGAGGAATCTCAGTTTTGGGAGTATCGGTGCCTAGTTTCTGGTTGGGTCTAATGTTTTTATTGATTTTTTATGCCAAGTTAGGCATAGCGCCGGGGCCGGGAAGATTAAGTCCTCATCTGGCACCGCCTGCAGCCGTCACCAATTTTTATGTGATTGATGCGCTTTTAGAAGGTGACTGGGAATTGGCTTGGGATGCATTACAACATTTGTTTTTGCCTGGTCTGGTCTTGGGTTCTTTTACCATGGGACTTATTACCCGTACAACACGTTCCAGCTTATTAGAAGTAATGTCTAAAGATTTCATTCGTACTGCCAGGGCTAAAGGCTTAACTGAAAAAATGATTATTATGCGTCATGCCTTAGGCAACGCTTTAATACCCGTCATCACTGTTATCGGGATAGGATTCGGGAATCTCTTGGGAGGCATGGTTTTAGTGGAAACCATCTTTGCCTGGCCCGGTATTGGACAGTATGCCTACAAGGCGGCAGGGAACTTGGATTTTCCTGCGATTATAGGGGTTTCCATTTTGATTTCCATTAACTACGTGGTTATTAACTTGCTCGTAGATCTGCTATATGGAATTTTAGACCCCAGAGTGAGGTATAATTAA